One region of Yersinia bercovieri ATCC 43970 genomic DNA includes:
- a CDS encoding type II secretion system F family protein codes for MTLFKYIAISHNGMKIRGNVEAENIREARHILYQRKISILSIKVRRATDNSMVMSFFKTVNSADLVLLTRQMSILVSSDIPLDETLKIIEKQSKKRYVSTVIHDVRKKVVEGYSLSDSLSYFPRVFNVLYRSMIAAGELSGHLGLVLSQLAEHIEQTQRLQRKIVQALIYPAILIFISAGVIIILLSVVIPNIIESFSFDNQELPLSTRAIMNISYYLKNNMLLIVIIAVALWIGLRRALKIKAVSYLFECYYLKIPVLGKAISRVNISRYLKTLTVLTSNGISLIPAMKISNQVITNYFIKEKLVNSTKLVGEGNSLSSSLSLSRVFSPMILHIISSGECSGKLDVMLKKVTSIQEEELVTQINIFITLLEPIVMIIMAVFIFIIVLAVFEPILQISSLTI; via the coding sequence ATGACGCTATTTAAATATATCGCGATAAGCCATAATGGGATGAAAATAAGAGGTAATGTTGAAGCTGAAAACATACGGGAAGCTAGACATATTCTCTACCAAAGAAAAATAAGTATATTAAGCATTAAAGTAAGAAGAGCAACAGATAATTCAATGGTTATGAGTTTTTTTAAAACAGTTAATAGCGCTGATTTAGTATTACTTACCAGGCAAATGTCTATATTAGTAAGTTCTGACATACCATTAGATGAGACACTCAAGATAATTGAGAAGCAAAGTAAGAAGAGATATGTCAGTACAGTGATTCATGATGTAAGAAAAAAGGTTGTTGAGGGATACTCATTATCTGATTCTCTCTCATATTTCCCTAGAGTATTTAATGTGTTATATAGATCCATGATTGCTGCTGGTGAGTTATCAGGTCATCTGGGGCTAGTGCTATCACAGCTTGCTGAACATATTGAACAGACACAACGATTACAAAGAAAAATAGTTCAGGCGCTTATCTATCCTGCAATATTAATTTTTATATCCGCAGGTGTCATAATCATACTTTTATCTGTTGTAATACCGAACATAATAGAGAGTTTTTCTTTTGATAATCAAGAGTTGCCATTGTCGACTAGGGCCATTATGAATATTAGCTATTATTTGAAAAATAACATGTTACTAATAGTCATAATAGCAGTAGCACTCTGGATTGGATTGCGTAGGGCGTTGAAGATAAAAGCGGTAAGCTATCTATTTGAATGTTATTATTTGAAAATTCCAGTGTTAGGTAAAGCAATTTCCAGAGTCAATATATCACGATATCTGAAAACATTGACAGTTTTGACTTCTAACGGCATTAGCTTAATACCAGCCATGAAAATTAGCAATCAAGTTATAACTAACTACTTCATTAAAGAAAAGTTAGTTAATTCGACTAAATTGGTTGGTGAAGGAAATAGCTTATCCTCATCACTCTCTTTAAGCCGGGTGTTTTCACCCATGATACTGCATATTATTTCATCAGGTGAGTGTAGCGGAAAACTAGACGTAATGTTAAAGAAAGTTACCTCCATTCAAGAAGAGGAGCTTGTCACTCAGATTAATATTTTCATAACATTATTAGAACCAATAGTAATGATTATCATGGCCGTTTTTATATTTATTATTGTCTTGGCTGTTTTTGAGCCAATACTACAAATTAGTAGTTTAACTATTTGA
- the gspI gene encoding type II secretion system minor pseudopilin GspI translates to MCNNKGFTLFELMVSLAIFAFSAIGVMKVISEKLVLAKNLENRMVSSWVAENILSEIKIMRIAQTDNWLKGQEFMMDKLWYWQSKEIKYQEDTIITIIVEVREREDKIKPDFILAGYRVINK, encoded by the coding sequence TTGTGTAATAATAAAGGGTTTACTTTATTTGAACTTATGGTTTCATTGGCTATTTTTGCATTTTCTGCCATTGGTGTTATGAAGGTTATCAGTGAAAAATTAGTATTGGCAAAAAACTTAGAAAATAGAATGGTATCTTCTTGGGTAGCAGAAAACATTTTGTCTGAAATTAAAATTATGAGAATAGCTCAAACCGACAACTGGCTGAAAGGGCAAGAGTTCATGATGGACAAATTATGGTATTGGCAATCGAAAGAAATTAAATACCAAGAAGATACTATTATCACTATTATTGTTGAAGTTCGGGAACGGGAGGATAAAATAAAACCTGATTTTATATTGGCGGGATATCGTGTTATTAATAAGTAA
- a CDS encoding LysR family transcriptional regulator — protein sequence MDRITAAEVFVAIVERGSMIAAAESLAMSRAMVTRYLAQMEQWAGVRLLHRTTRKLSLTHAGEATLERCRRMLEFAQDMNAVVGPESGGLHGLLRISCSQSLGQSALVIAVTDYLRRYPQVAVDLQMNNRAVNLVEERIDLALRITNELDPNLIARPLATCHSVVCASPAYLSAKGVPKNPSDLALHNCLTYSYFGKSLWHFDQQGVKSSVAVGGNLSANESVVLLSGALEGAGITLQPSYSAAPYIARGELIKLLPDYQPQAMGIYGIYTSRRQMPATLRTMLDFLVEWFATHPLPN from the coding sequence ATGGATAGAATCACCGCCGCAGAGGTCTTTGTCGCGATTGTTGAGCGGGGCAGTATGATTGCCGCCGCCGAGTCGTTGGCGATGTCACGCGCCATGGTGACACGCTATCTGGCGCAGATGGAGCAGTGGGCAGGGGTGAGATTACTGCACCGGACAACCCGAAAGTTGAGTCTGACTCACGCGGGGGAGGCGACACTTGAGCGCTGCCGACGGATGCTGGAGTTTGCTCAGGATATGAATGCCGTGGTGGGGCCGGAGAGCGGCGGCCTGCATGGCTTATTGCGCATCAGTTGCTCTCAGTCACTTGGGCAGAGCGCGCTGGTGATTGCCGTCACTGACTATCTGCGCCGCTATCCGCAGGTTGCAGTTGATTTGCAAATGAATAATCGCGCGGTCAATTTAGTCGAAGAACGTATTGATCTGGCGTTACGTATTACCAATGAGCTAGATCCTAACCTGATAGCCCGGCCACTCGCTACTTGTCACTCAGTGGTCTGCGCCTCACCCGCTTATCTATCTGCCAAGGGGGTGCCGAAAAATCCATCTGACCTGGCGCTACACAACTGCCTGACCTACTCCTATTTCGGCAAAAGTTTATGGCATTTTGACCAGCAGGGCGTGAAGTCATCTGTTGCCGTCGGGGGGAATTTGAGCGCCAATGAGTCGGTCGTTTTACTTAGCGGGGCGCTAGAGGGGGCGGGTATCACCTTGCAGCCCAGCTACTCTGCCGCGCCTTATATTGCCCGTGGGGAGCTGATAAAGTTATTACCTGATTATCAACCGCAGGCTATGGGTATTTACGGTATCTATACTTCTCGGCGACAAATGCCCGCAACATTAAGGACAATGTTAGATTTTCTGGTGGAGTGGTTCGCCACACATCCGCTGCCTAACTAA
- a CDS encoding DsbA family protein — protein MAATKLHYIFDPLCGWCYGAAPLVQAAQNIANLTLVLHGGGMMSGANRRQIDSQWRGYVMPHDQRIAQLTGQTFGDAYYNHLLNDTSAVMDSTPPIVAILAAEALAGRGADMLHRIQQAHYIEGRHIAAPEVLAELASDIGLSSDGFIDAFHTAQTTSTQHIAESRALLAKVRGHGFPTFVLQDQQGKMSVLPASDYYGNPSAWAEMLQNSIAL, from the coding sequence ATGGCCGCTACAAAATTGCATTACATTTTCGATCCATTATGTGGCTGGTGCTATGGTGCTGCTCCATTGGTTCAAGCCGCGCAAAATATTGCTAATCTAACACTGGTATTGCACGGCGGCGGGATGATGTCTGGGGCCAATCGCCGCCAGATTGATAGCCAATGGCGCGGTTATGTTATGCCCCACGACCAACGGATTGCCCAGTTAACCGGGCAAACCTTTGGTGACGCTTACTATAATCATTTACTGAATGATACTTCAGCCGTCATGGACTCCACGCCACCTATTGTTGCCATTCTGGCAGCAGAGGCACTGGCTGGGCGCGGAGCCGATATGCTGCATCGTATTCAGCAAGCGCATTATATAGAAGGCCGGCATATTGCTGCCCCAGAAGTATTAGCTGAACTTGCCTCGGATATTGGCCTGAGCAGTGATGGGTTTATCGACGCATTTCACACCGCTCAGACAACATCCACCCAGCATATTGCTGAAAGCCGCGCTCTACTGGCGAAAGTGCGCGGACATGGATTTCCAACATTTGTACTGCAAGACCAACAGGGAAAAATGAGTGTGCTACCCGCAAGTGACTACTATGGCAATCCATCCGCCTGGGCCGAGATGCTGCAAAACAGTATCGCGCTCTAA
- a CDS encoding winged helix-turn-helix domain-containing protein has protein sequence MDEIIIGNIIFTPTKRVINKGGAIVKIRNKESEVLSLLCHHYPSSLSREDIEREIWGESYVTDNTLTQTISNLRNALDDKDHEIVTTIPKKGYSIGIKPSFISSGSPQDLRFTHADSTVGVKPKSISLSLRFLSFRYKALMLVVSVVLFFISFELTSNYYQIKINEVKSLPILVGLDKVRDKEFLSLYQKDPYVFLKRRSHGEYIACKYCEGELICEKK, from the coding sequence ATGGATGAGATAATTATTGGCAACATTATATTTACTCCGACAAAAAGAGTAATTAATAAAGGGGGGGCTATTGTAAAAATAAGAAATAAAGAATCTGAGGTGCTCTCTTTATTGTGTCACCACTATCCTTCATCACTCTCTCGTGAGGATATTGAGAGGGAAATATGGGGCGAGAGTTATGTCACTGATAATACATTAACACAAACCATTAGTAATTTACGTAATGCACTTGATGATAAAGATCATGAGATAGTGACGACAATCCCTAAAAAAGGATACTCTATTGGTATTAAGCCTAGCTTCATCTCATCTGGCTCTCCGCAAGATTTGAGATTCACCCATGCTGATTCAACAGTAGGTGTTAAGCCTAAATCTATCTCTTTATCCCTCAGGTTTCTAAGTTTTCGTTATAAAGCTCTTATGCTGGTAGTCTCTGTTGTTTTATTTTTTATTTCATTTGAACTAACATCAAATTACTATCAAATTAAAATTAACGAGGTGAAATCTTTACCCATATTAGTTGGTTTAGATAAGGTTCGAGATAAGGAGTTTTTATCCTTATATCAAAAAGACCCCTATGTTTTTTTAAAAAGAAGGAGTCATGGTGAATATATTGCATGCAAATATTGTGAGGGAGAGTTAATTTGCGAAAAGAAATAG
- a CDS encoding type II secretion system protein GspK, whose amino-acid sequence MKQCGIALLLVLGVLLLMGGVVIASKYHWSVIYILSENSKQRKSEKLLLLGAEESLLSEMMREKSISNDVADISAGVFNKPRSIKINNIDVHYKIIDQTNCFNVKSLQSSLSFNKDSEIYYLTVLNNIAGDLNLLFSDVDEIKDVILSYFKKKSNWDDINSDIYSKMTPLLCVRYDNLLVININALGIQHSKLIQEILMNLVDEENIMRTILSKPDSGWGDVQIFLDTLIDSSEIRIENVQRVKDIVMSIFSHDRYFISLVFWLSNEYRHYQLTSLLDVRARGITVLHRRFGISDKYIKQINHSK is encoded by the coding sequence GTGAAACAGTGTGGTATTGCTTTACTGCTTGTTCTTGGTGTTCTACTGTTGATGGGGGGAGTAGTAATAGCATCGAAATATCATTGGTCAGTAATATATATCTTGTCAGAAAATAGCAAACAAAGAAAATCAGAGAAGTTGTTGCTACTTGGTGCGGAAGAAAGTCTATTGTCTGAAATGATGAGAGAGAAGAGCATCAGTAATGATGTAGCCGATATATCAGCAGGGGTATTTAACAAACCTAGATCTATAAAAATAAATAATATAGATGTACATTATAAAATAATCGATCAAACAAACTGTTTCAATGTTAAGTCATTACAGTCATCTTTATCTTTTAATAAAGATAGTGAAATATATTATCTGACAGTTTTAAATAATATAGCGGGTGATTTAAATTTGTTATTTTCTGATGTTGATGAAATCAAAGATGTTATTTTGAGTTACTTTAAGAAAAAATCAAATTGGGATGATATCAATAGTGATATCTATTCTAAAATGACCCCATTGTTATGTGTCAGATATGATAATTTATTAGTCATAAATATCAATGCACTCGGAATTCAACATAGTAAGCTCATACAGGAAATTCTTATGAATTTAGTCGATGAAGAAAACATTATGAGGACCATCTTGTCTAAACCTGATAGTGGTTGGGGGGATGTTCAAATTTTTCTGGATACATTGATAGATAGCTCTGAAATAAGAATTGAGAACGTACAGAGAGTAAAAGATATTGTCATGTCAATATTTTCCCATGATAGATATTTTATATCATTGGTCTTTTGGTTGAGTAATGAGTATAGACATTATCAATTAACGAGTTTACTTGATGTAAGGGCGAGGGGAATTACGGTGCTTCACCGAAGGTTTGGTATTAGTGATAAATATATTAAACAGATCAACCACTCAAAATAA
- the gspE gene encoding type II secretion system ATPase GspE, with protein MIKEQIESTLLSFTWARDNGVVLLPVDQGYQIICRHTASLEAILEGNRIANQAAGLDFVTDDEFDTYLVTVYQNSSQRSHTIINAISDEIENYSFSGELPDSEDLLDTSNEAPVIRLINTILAEAIKELASDIHIESFEKKLIIRFRIDGVLKNILELQRGVALLLISRIKVMAKLDIAEKRTPQDGRIALNLAGRALDVRVSVLPSNHGERVVMRLLDKNSIKLDLLSLGMSKINCDAMKKVVLKPHGIVLIVGPTGAGKSTTLYAALMEINSHERNIMTVEDPIEFDIDRISQTQVNSKIGMTFSRSLRAILRQDPDVILIGEIRDVETAQIAVQASLTGHLVLSTLHANSAVGAVTRLKDMGIEPFMLASSLLAVLSQRLIRKLCCECRQKYLLTQDALKDLEINYRIMMKPYGYRALGCSHCNTTGYHGRIALHELLVVDNTLREGIYKGASEFDLANLAQRTMCSIKQDGVSKIIAGLTTIEEVIKIGLEDKYDAI; from the coding sequence ATGATTAAGGAGCAAATAGAATCAACCTTATTAAGTTTCACATGGGCGAGGGATAATGGTGTTGTTTTATTACCAGTAGATCAAGGTTATCAAATTATTTGCCGCCATACAGCCTCCCTTGAGGCAATTCTTGAAGGTAACAGAATCGCTAATCAAGCAGCAGGACTTGATTTTGTTACTGATGATGAGTTTGATACCTACCTTGTGACTGTATATCAGAATAGCTCCCAGAGATCACATACCATAATTAATGCAATCAGTGATGAAATTGAAAATTATTCATTTTCAGGTGAACTACCGGATAGTGAAGACTTACTAGATACGAGTAATGAGGCTCCTGTAATTAGATTAATAAATACAATATTAGCAGAAGCAATTAAAGAGTTGGCCTCAGATATCCATATCGAATCCTTCGAAAAAAAACTGATCATAAGATTTCGTATCGATGGTGTATTAAAGAATATATTAGAGCTACAGAGAGGTGTTGCGCTATTATTGATTTCACGAATTAAAGTTATGGCAAAGCTGGATATTGCAGAAAAACGCACACCACAAGATGGGCGAATTGCTCTGAATTTAGCAGGACGGGCGCTAGATGTACGTGTCTCTGTATTACCGTCAAATCATGGCGAACGAGTCGTTATGCGATTACTGGATAAAAACAGTATTAAGTTGGATTTGCTGTCTTTGGGGATGTCGAAAATAAACTGTGATGCTATGAAAAAAGTTGTACTTAAGCCCCATGGAATCGTGCTAATTGTCGGCCCAACTGGGGCGGGGAAAAGTACCACTCTTTACGCAGCCTTAATGGAAATAAATTCACATGAACGGAATATTATGACAGTAGAGGACCCTATAGAGTTTGATATTGATAGAATTTCTCAGACACAAGTTAACTCAAAGATTGGTATGACATTTTCCCGTAGTCTAAGAGCTATATTGAGACAAGATCCCGATGTTATTCTGATTGGTGAGATACGAGACGTAGAGACGGCTCAAATAGCAGTACAAGCTTCGTTAACTGGGCACCTAGTTTTATCAACGCTACATGCTAACAGCGCAGTAGGTGCGGTAACCAGGCTAAAGGATATGGGCATTGAACCCTTTATGCTGGCAAGCTCATTATTAGCTGTGCTATCTCAGCGACTGATCCGAAAATTATGTTGTGAGTGTCGACAGAAGTATTTATTGACACAAGATGCGCTAAAGGATTTAGAGATAAATTATCGGATAATGATGAAACCATATGGGTATCGGGCACTGGGTTGTAGCCACTGTAATACAACAGGTTACCATGGACGAATAGCGTTGCATGAACTCTTGGTAGTAGACAATACTTTACGTGAAGGAATATATAAAGGCGCCAGCGAATTCGATTTGGCCAATTTGGCTCAGAGAACGATGTGCAGCATTAAGCAAGATGGAGTAAGTAAAATCATTGCTGGCTTAACCACTATTGAGGAGGTGATCAAAATAGGTTTAGAGGATAAATATGACGCTATTTAA
- a CDS encoding prepilin peptidase translates to MMDVYSLGCMLFYIIIGSCVGSFLNVIIYRLPIMLTSVMLKNPVKYKEAEVFNRKITLCYPRSFCPKCYNPLRAWHNIPVFSWLFLRGTTHCCNQKISPRYLIVEIITAILTLAVIYCIKNDYIMIASLFLVWALVALSFIDFECYLLPDCITFPLLWAGLLFNINNGLSSLSFAVIGAVTGYLILWMPYWLLKFFKGVEGMGHGDFKLMSALGAWFGLSAIPVLVLLSSCLGIMAYIILHKISKKREKYIAFGPHIALAGVIYLFLNG, encoded by the coding sequence ATGATGGATGTGTATAGCTTAGGATGTATGTTGTTTTATATTATTATTGGATCGTGTGTAGGGAGTTTTTTAAACGTCATAATATATCGACTACCCATTATGTTGACTAGTGTGATGTTGAAAAACCCAGTGAAGTATAAAGAAGCTGAAGTATTTAACCGTAAGATTACACTATGCTATCCAAGATCATTTTGTCCAAAATGTTATAACCCTTTGCGGGCCTGGCATAATATACCTGTTTTTAGCTGGTTATTTTTAAGAGGCACAACACATTGTTGTAATCAAAAAATAAGCCCTCGCTATTTAATTGTGGAGATAATAACAGCTATATTAACACTGGCAGTTATATACTGTATAAAAAATGATTATATAATGATTGCTAGCCTGTTTTTGGTTTGGGCACTTGTTGCACTCTCTTTTATAGATTTTGAGTGTTATCTTCTTCCTGATTGTATTACATTTCCATTATTATGGGCTGGGTTGCTATTTAATATAAATAATGGGCTATCCTCTTTGTCTTTTGCTGTAATTGGTGCAGTGACTGGCTATCTTATTCTATGGATGCCCTATTGGTTACTTAAGTTTTTTAAGGGTGTTGAGGGGATGGGACATGGTGACTTTAAATTAATGTCTGCGTTGGGAGCGTGGTTTGGTTTGTCTGCCATTCCTGTTTTGGTTTTACTATCTTCCTGTCTCGGTATTATGGCTTATATTATTCTTCATAAAATATCAAAAAAGAGGGAGAAGTACATCGCATTTGGTCCCCATATTGCTCTGGCAGGTGTTATTTATCTGTTCTTAAATGGGTAA
- the gspL gene encoding type II secretion system protein GspL — protein sequence MINILNRSTTQNNLIIRLGSYATDPIYWCMEIQGSEGITHGKLDNHCELIKIAAYDYTRVKVIVSSNRVVFRKVDVKNIKIRNIIKAIAFTIEQSIVGNIDDFHIIILKRDDDFCYVAAVEHSLIKVWLGWLQNAGIYTEIIMPDVLILPFNPGEWYAVNLGNEWLIRDHEFSGFSIQEAVLKKLVLSRFISISKDLFSTSNDKPIDHHLVSYCDVLRIMSENIENCSANFLRGKYAFCHNQGSKSNYNFKFIWLLFLLSTLICSDYLIENYKIGKSIDALTFMSDDFHNDFFWNNKVGTTEIIDFSYYTYSYNRRVMNFNLISLLHDSSHIINDLDLSINSIYLDNERQTISFNVTTIVEESIIGEMLKKREKDFSTSNLNAVTIDNDNGTYDVIFKCCQ from the coding sequence GTGATAAATATATTAAACAGATCAACCACTCAAAATAACCTCATCATCAGGCTGGGTAGTTATGCAACAGATCCTATTTACTGGTGCATGGAGATACAAGGTTCTGAGGGAATAACTCATGGTAAACTAGACAATCACTGTGAATTGATTAAAATTGCAGCATATGATTATACTAGAGTTAAAGTAATAGTCTCATCAAACAGAGTTGTTTTTCGTAAAGTTGATGTCAAGAATATAAAGATAAGAAATATAATTAAGGCTATTGCATTCACTATCGAGCAATCAATAGTAGGTAATATAGATGACTTTCACATCATCATATTGAAGCGCGATGATGATTTCTGCTATGTAGCGGCCGTCGAGCACTCACTGATAAAAGTTTGGCTGGGATGGTTACAAAATGCAGGGATATATACAGAAATTATCATGCCTGATGTTTTGATATTACCATTTAACCCAGGGGAGTGGTATGCAGTTAATTTAGGCAATGAGTGGCTAATAAGAGACCATGAGTTTTCAGGCTTTTCAATCCAGGAGGCGGTACTAAAAAAATTAGTTCTATCAAGGTTCATCTCTATATCTAAAGATCTATTTAGTACTTCTAATGATAAACCGATAGATCACCATCTTGTATCTTATTGCGATGTGCTGCGCATTATGTCCGAAAATATTGAAAATTGTAGTGCTAACTTTCTTCGTGGGAAGTATGCTTTCTGTCACAACCAGGGGAGTAAAAGTAACTATAACTTTAAGTTTATATGGCTATTGTTTTTACTCTCTACTTTGATATGTTCTGATTACTTAATTGAGAACTATAAAATAGGAAAGAGTATTGATGCATTAACTTTTATGTCAGATGATTTTCATAATGACTTTTTCTGGAATAATAAAGTTGGCACCACTGAAATCATTGATTTTAGCTATTATACTTATAGTTACAATAGACGAGTTATGAATTTTAACTTAATTTCTCTATTACATGACTCTAGCCACATAATTAATGATTTAGATTTAAGCATTAATAGTATTTATCTTGATAATGAGAGACAGACCATCTCTTTCAATGTCACCACAATAGTCGAGGAGAGTATTATAGGTGAGATGCTAAAAAAACGAGAGAAAGATTTTTCGACCTCAAACTTAAATGCAGTTACCATTGATAATGATAATGGAACCTATGACGTTATATTTAAGTGTTGCCAATGA
- the gspJ gene encoding type II secretion system minor pseudopilin GspJ: MLLISKTTHCGFTLLEMLLSVAIFTMMSLMAYQVLMIVTKSSVAINKKYKQISELESVINKLDHDISHITIHQSSSSNHNDYLDIRNKLLESDEFGLYLLCEDNNSEEILFHYQSNTLGYRLKNKKLERISASNSDDLNISDPEVFTMVNSIVGFRMRIYHKGKWVNEWNSGSILPRAVEVTIEFEGIGTIRRVIILLNSQTELLS; the protein is encoded by the coding sequence GTGTTATTAATAAGTAAAACCACACATTGTGGTTTTACTCTACTTGAAATGTTACTTTCTGTGGCTATTTTTACAATGATGAGTTTGATGGCGTATCAGGTTCTTATGATTGTGACTAAGAGTAGTGTTGCTATAAATAAAAAATATAAGCAAATTAGTGAATTGGAAAGTGTAATTAATAAGCTAGATCACGACATATCACATATCACAATCCACCAGAGCTCCTCGAGTAATCATAATGATTATCTTGATATAAGAAATAAGCTACTGGAGAGTGATGAGTTTGGGCTGTATTTGTTATGTGAAGATAATAATAGTGAGGAGATTCTGTTTCACTATCAATCAAATACTTTAGGTTATAGATTGAAAAATAAAAAATTAGAGAGAATATCAGCTAGTAATTCAGATGATTTGAACATATCGGATCCTGAGGTTTTTACTATGGTCAATAGCATTGTAGGGTTTCGTATGCGTATTTATCATAAGGGTAAGTGGGTAAATGAATGGAATAGTGGATCTATTCTGCCTCGCGCTGTAGAAGTGACGATTGAGTTTGAAGGTATAGGCACAATAAGGCGTGTTATTATATTATTAAATAGTCAAACAGAGCTTTTGAGTTGA
- the gspG gene encoding type II secretion system major pseudopilin GspG — MNDTKASGFTLLEIMIVIIILGLLASLTVPSLMSNKNRADRQKALSDIAALENALDLYKLDNGYYPTEQQGIDSLIIKPTVLPIPKNYPQHGYIRRLPQDPWGSSYQLTNPGKYGEIDIFSSGPDKIVGTEDDINNWLEPSAAEK, encoded by the coding sequence ATGAATGATACCAAGGCCAGTGGATTTACATTGTTGGAAATTATGATTGTTATTATCATACTCGGGCTTCTTGCTAGCCTAACAGTTCCTAGTTTGATGTCCAATAAAAATAGAGCTGATAGGCAGAAAGCACTGAGTGATATCGCCGCCCTGGAAAATGCATTGGATCTGTATAAATTGGATAATGGATATTATCCCACCGAACAGCAAGGTATTGATTCGTTGATTATCAAACCAACAGTGTTACCTATCCCGAAAAACTACCCTCAACATGGGTATATTCGTCGGCTACCACAAGATCCATGGGGGAGTTCATATCAGTTAACTAACCCCGGAAAATATGGAGAGATAGATATATTCTCTTCTGGGCCAGATAAAATCGTTGGAACTGAAGATGACATTAATAATTGGTTGGAGCCATCGGCAGCAGAGAAATAG
- a CDS encoding MBL fold metallo-hydrolase — protein MLNKKLLQMTLASMAIFAVVSTANAADPLKMEVYNPGEKSIFPVSSEIISGKTEVALIDAQFQRNDAEALVKKIQQSGKKLTTIYISQADPDFYFGLEVITKAFPHAKVLATPQTIEEIEATQAGKMAYWGPILKENAPTQVIVPQPLQGKSFTIDGHQIEVEGLDGPSPEKTFVWIPSLKAVVGGVAVSGNIHLWVADTQTAESRQHWLTTLEKIKALKPVTVVPGHYLDNAPQTLASVTFTQNYLTTLNAEIPKAKDSAELIGAMEKHYPELKDKSSLELSAKVLKNEMKWPQ, from the coding sequence ATGTTAAACAAAAAACTATTACAAATGACCCTCGCCAGCATGGCTATTTTTGCTGTGGTATCAACGGCTAATGCTGCTGACCCCCTAAAAATGGAGGTCTACAATCCCGGAGAAAAAAGTATCTTCCCGGTGTCGTCGGAAATTATCAGCGGCAAAACTGAGGTGGCCTTAATTGATGCCCAATTTCAGCGCAATGACGCCGAAGCGCTGGTGAAGAAAATCCAGCAAAGTGGTAAAAAACTGACCACCATCTACATCAGCCAGGCAGATCCCGACTTCTACTTTGGTCTGGAGGTGATTACCAAAGCGTTCCCACACGCCAAAGTGCTCGCGACGCCGCAAACTATCGAAGAGATAGAGGCCACTCAGGCGGGTAAAATGGCCTATTGGGGGCCAATTTTGAAAGAGAACGCGCCGACCCAAGTGATTGTTCCGCAACCGCTGCAAGGTAAGAGTTTTACCATTGATGGACACCAAATTGAGGTTGAAGGCTTAGACGGCCCATCACCAGAAAAAACCTTTGTCTGGATCCCATCATTAAAAGCGGTAGTCGGCGGAGTTGCGGTCTCCGGTAATATCCACTTATGGGTTGCCGATACCCAAACAGCAGAATCACGCCAGCACTGGCTGACAACATTAGAAAAGATTAAAGCTTTAAAACCTGTGACTGTGGTTCCGGGGCACTATCTGGATAATGCGCCACAAACATTGGCATCAGTGACCTTCACTCAGAACTATTTAACCACATTAAATGCAGAGATTCCTAAAGCAAAAGATTCCGCTGAGCTGATAGGGGCGATGGAAAAACATTATCCTGAGCTAAAAGATAAATCCAGCCTGGAATTAAGTGCCAAAGTATTAAAAAACGAGATGAAATGGCCTCAGTAG